The DNA segment TGGTTAGGCCATGGAAGAGGACGAATTGACTTATGTGAAGTGTACATGAAGTAGGATGAGAGGGGTGTTTAAAATGAATATTCATGACTTACAAAGTACAATTTTACTTAAAACTCAAGTAATAGATCATTTAAAAAACAAAAATCGTTTACTGGAGAATGAGATTGAGTATCTAAAAAAAGAACTAGAGTCCGAAAAAAAAGACTGAGGGAGATTGTAGGATCATGGAGACGAAAAGCTCAACATTGATATGTTTTAATTATTCTATAAAGGGTTTATTTGACTCTGTATTTTTTATTTAAAAGGATGATGTTTAAAGTCTATTTTAGGGTAAAGTCCACTAAAATTAAGACCCCAAGAAGACTGTCAACATTCTTGGGGATCAATAAATACAATACTTTTTCCTAAATCAAACTGATTTTGTCTCCATTTTTTCGTTCTAAATCACATTATCTATAAAATGAGAGGATCCGATTTAAAACCATTTGTGACGTTAGAAGATGCCATCGGAGACCTGAGAAATAACCCTGGTGATTATTTTGTAGAATCATATTCTACAATTTTCATGAGCCGTAATCGTAAAAAACGTTGGAAGTCCCTGTACTCTTAGCACGTGGTTTTTTGGACATTAATTTAAAGTTTCCATTTCATCTAACTTCTCGCCATTTTCGTTTACTATTCTTACTAAATCCGCC comes from the Bacillus alveayuensis genome and includes:
- a CDS encoding hypothetical protein (product_source=Hypo-rule applied; cath_funfam=1.20.5.170; smart=SM00338; superfamily=57959), which translates into the protein MNIHDLQSTILLKTQVIDHLKNKNRLLENEIEYLKKELESEKKD